A genomic segment from Nitrospira lenta encodes:
- a CDS encoding MoaD/ThiS family protein — protein MIKVRIPTPLRPLTKNQGEVETTAGSITNMIESLNSAHPGIKDRLCDETGELRRFVNIYVNEEDIRFLKGKETMLKDGDEVSIVPAIAGG, from the coding sequence ATGATTAAAGTCCGCATTCCCACTCCCCTCCGGCCGCTGACGAAGAACCAGGGGGAGGTTGAAACGACAGCCGGCAGTATCACGAACATGATCGAGTCGCTGAACAGCGCGCATCCCGGGATCAAGGACCGCCTCTGCGATGAGACCGGTGAATTGCGCCGCTTCGTCAACATCTATGTCAACGAAGAAGACATCCGATTCCTCAAGGGCAAAGAGACCATGCTCAAAGATGGGGATGAAGTCTCCATTGTGCCCGCGATTGCAGGAGGCTAA
- a CDS encoding NIL domain-containing protein, protein MSHLRFHVRFPEDKVKEPIIYQIGREYNIVTNVRRADVRETTGWVDVELSGEIAEIERALDGLRKKGCVVDPIELNVVE, encoded by the coding sequence ATGTCACACTTACGCTTCCATGTGCGGTTTCCTGAAGACAAAGTCAAAGAACCGATCATTTACCAGATCGGCCGCGAATACAATATCGTCACCAACGTCCGCCGGGCCGATGTGCGCGAAACGACCGGCTGGGTGGATGTAGAGTTGTCCGGCGAAATCGCCGAGATCGAACGGGCCCTCGACGGCCTTCGCAAGAAGGGCTGCGTCGTCGATCCCATTGAATTGAACGTGGTGGAATAA